The DNA sequence CCCTGGACAGGCAAGCCGCCCATCCGCGGGGCGGGTTACGCCTCGGGCCGGGTCTTCGGGAGGCCGGTGACGCGGTTGCCGGGATTCCACTGCCCGCGCTTGCGCAGCAGCGCGACGCGCTCGAAACGCTTGAGGACATTCCGCTTGGCGCCGGTGGAGCTTGCGGCGCGGAGACTGCGATGCTGTGACATAAAAAGTTGCGGGTTGCCCGGCGCCCGGCGCGCGCGGGAAGCGGTTTGTAGCAGAACGCGCCGTCGAAGCAAATGGTTTGTTCGCCCCGGCCGGTGGTTCCGCGCCATCGTGCTTGAATCCGGGCCCGCAGGCTGGCGTCATCGGTGCGATGCGGCATCACGCGCCCAACCCGGAACACCTCGCGCTCACGCGCCGGGAGTTTCTCAACCGCTGCGGCCTGGGCATGGGCGCGCTCGGGCTGGCCTCGCTGTGCGCCGAGCACGGATGGCTCGCGCCGACGGCGGACGCAGCGGACTTCACCAACCCGCTTGCCGTGAAGCCGCCGCACTTCCCGGTGAAGGCCAAACGCGTCATCCACCTGTTCATGAACGGCGGGCCGTCGCACGTGGACACCTTCGACCCCAAGCCCGCGCTCACGGCGAACGCCGGCAAGCCGCTGCCCTTCGAGCTGCGCACCGAGCGCCGCACGGGCGTCGCGCTCGCGTCGCCGTTCAAGTTTGAGAAGCGCGGCAAGTCCGGCATCGAGGTGAGCGAGCTCTTCGCGCACACCGCCGAGTCCATTGACGAGGTGGCGATGATCCGGTCGATGCACGCGGACGTGCCGAACCACGAGCCTTCGCTGATGCTGCTCAACTGCGGCGACGCGCGGCAGGTGCGGCCGAGCATGGGCTCGTGGATCACCTACGGGCTCGGCACGGAGAACCAGAATCTGCCGGGCTTCATCGCGATGTGCCCCGGGTATCCGATCCAGGAATCGCAGAACTGGCAATGCGCGTTCCTGCCCGGCGTGTTCCAGGGCACGCACATTGACACCAAGAACACGCAGATCGAGAAGCTGATCGAGCACGTCAAGAACCGCTACCAGTCCACCGCCGAGCAGCGCGAGCAGCTCGACTTGTTGCAGCGACTCAACGAGCGGCACGCCGCCCAGCGCGCGCGCGAGGCGCAACTCGAGGCGCGCATCCAGAGCTTCGAGCTCGCTTATCGCATGCAGGGCGATGCCGCGGACGCCTTCGACGTGAGCCGCGAGCCCGAGCCCATCCGCCGGATGTATGGCGAGGGCACGCAGGCGCGGCAGATTCTCATCGCCCGGCGGCTCATCGAGCGCGGGGTGAGATTCGTGCAAGTGTGGCACGGCGACGGACAGCCGTGGGACAGCCACGACGACCTCGAAGTGCAGCACCGCAAGCTGGCCGGCCAGTGCGACCGCGCGATCGGCGCGCTGTTGAAGGACCTCAAGCAGCGCGGCCTGCTCGACGAAACGCTCGTCATCTGGGGCGGTGAATTCGGCCGCACGCCGACGGTGGAGTTGCCGAATCCCGGCAGCAACGCCGGCAGGATCAACGGGCGCGACCACAATCACTGGGGTTACACCACGTGGCTCGCGGGCGGCGGGGTGAAGGGGGGATACGTCCACGGTTCGACCGACGAATTCGGATTCAAGGCCGCGGAGAAGCCCGTGCACGTCCACGATTTGCAGGCGACGATCCTCGCGCTGCTCGGCTTTGACCACGAGCGACTCACCTTCCGTCACGCCGGCCGCGACTACCGCCTCACGGACGTCCACGGCGAAGTCGTCCGCGACCTGATTGCGTAGCCGTCAGCGCATGGCCGCCGAGGGGCGGAGGTCCCACTCTTCGAGCAATTCCCGCGGGAGTTCGCGCAGGAAACGCGACGACTGCTGCATCTCGGCGCCACCGCCGAACGAGGAGCGCAACAGCGGGTGGCTCAAGTAGAGTTCGTCCTTCGCACGTGTGATCGCCACGTAAAACAACCGCCGCTCCTCCTCCTCGCCGTCCACCGCATTGAGGGCGCGCGCGTTTGGGAACATCCCCTCGCAGAGCATGATCACGAACACGACGCGGAACTCGAGTCCCTTCGCCTGATGGATGGTGGAGAGCCGCAAGCGTTCGTCGTCCCGATCCGGTTTCGAGTCCTGCTCCTCGGCATCCACGTTGGTCAGCAGCGCGAGCTGCGTGAGAAAATCCTCGAGCGTCGGGAAACGGCGGGAGAAGACCGCCAGCTGCTCGATGTCCTCCATGCGGGCGCGGTAGTTGGCGAAGTTGGCCTTGAGGTGATCCTCGTAGCCGGCCTCGACCACGAGCGCGATCATCTTCTCCGTGTTGCCGAGGGTCCCGGGCGCCTCGAGCTGCGACATCGTGGCGGCAAACTGCGCCCACGCGACGGCGGTTTTCCTCGGGATGGCGGCGCCGCAGGATTGGAGCGCCCGGGCAAGGCGAGGCGCGGTGGTTGGAGACCCC is a window from the Verrucomicrobiota bacterium genome containing:
- a CDS encoding small basic protein gives rise to the protein MSQHRSLRAASSTGAKRNVLKRFERVALLRKRGQWNPGNRVTGLPKTRPEA
- a CDS encoding DUF1501 domain-containing protein; the protein is MRHHAPNPEHLALTRREFLNRCGLGMGALGLASLCAEHGWLAPTADAADFTNPLAVKPPHFPVKAKRVIHLFMNGGPSHVDTFDPKPALTANAGKPLPFELRTERRTGVALASPFKFEKRGKSGIEVSELFAHTAESIDEVAMIRSMHADVPNHEPSLMLLNCGDARQVRPSMGSWITYGLGTENQNLPGFIAMCPGYPIQESQNWQCAFLPGVFQGTHIDTKNTQIEKLIEHVKNRYQSTAEQREQLDLLQRLNERHAAQRAREAQLEARIQSFELAYRMQGDAADAFDVSREPEPIRRMYGEGTQARQILIARRLIERGVRFVQVWHGDGQPWDSHDDLEVQHRKLAGQCDRAIGALLKDLKQRGLLDETLVIWGGEFGRTPTVELPNPGSNAGRINGRDHNHWGYTTWLAGGGVKGGYVHGSTDEFGFKAAEKPVHVHDLQATILALLGFDHERLTFRHAGRDYRLTDVHGEVVRDLIA